GGCCGGCCATGCAGCTGGGCTTCGTGTCCCGCTCCTCGATCGGCACCCTGCCGGTCACCCAGTCCGTCACCGAGCACAACCTCGGCGTGCCCCGCGCCTACGCGGCCTTCGCCGTGCCGCTGGGTGCCACGACCAAGATGGACGGCTGCGCCGCGGTCTACCCGGCCGTCGCCGCGATCTTCGTCGCCCAGTTCTTCGGCGTCGACCTCGGCGTGACCGAGTACCTCCTCATCGCGTTCGTCTCGGTGCTCGGCTCCGCCGCCACGGCGGGCGTCACCGGTGCGACCGTCATGCTCACGCTGACGCTGTCCACGCTGGGGCTGCCGCTGGAGGGCGTGGGCCTGCTCCTCGCGGTCGACCCGATCCTCGACATGGGGCGCACCGCCACCAACGTCACCGGCCAGGCGCTCGTCCCCACCATCGTGGCCAAGCGCGAGGGCATCCTCGACCAGGAGGTCTACGACGGCGACCGTCGCGGCCTGCCCTGGGCCCAGGAGCAGCCGGAGGAGCCGGCGCCGAGCACGGCCGCGGCCGCCTCCTGAGCCCCCGGCCGGTCCTCCGGCCACGAGCCCGACCCTCGACCCCGTCCCCCCGGCACCACCGGGGTGGCGGGGTCAGGCGTTGTGCACCTCGACGCGCACCGCACGGCCGCGGCGGACGGCGTCGTCCAGGACGCGCCGGCGCGGGTCCGGCAGGTCCCACAGCACGCGACGCGGCAGCCCGCGCACGGACGCCGTGGCCGCCGGCAGCTCCTCGAGGACCGCGTCGGCCAG
This genomic window from Serinicoccus chungangensis contains:
- a CDS encoding Vms1/Ankzf1 family peptidyl-tRNA hydrolase — its product is MVLGGDRSLADAVLEELPAATASVRGLPRRVLWDLPDPRRRVLDDAVRRGRAVRVEVHNA